The genomic region TCATAGACACTCACATTACCGAATGTATAAATAGCTAGATTTCTGGCGGGAATCTCCATATTGGCCTCATAGCATGTTTTCTTTAGTTTTTTCATGGAACTCATGGGTCATACTCCTTTTATTTTTTTTGCGTAATGTTCAAAGGTATGCAGATTCTCTCTGGTAATGATATTCAGGGGAGTCAGGACTTCTCTCTGAATATCCTTTTGGAGGACCTGAGAATCATAGAGCTGGATCACCCCTTTATACCCCTGATCTTCAGGCTGCTGTGTCAGGATAAAGTCGATGATTCCCTTCTCAATAAACTCTTCTCTCCCGGGGATAAGGTCATACCCGATGAGGGGGATGCGGCAATAGGTTTCACCCTTCTTCTCCAGATAGGATGCCACGTAATACACCGAAGAATTGGCCACAAAGACTCCCCTGGGCAGCACATCGGATGAGCTGAAGAACTCTTCCAGATACCGATGGAAGCTCCCTTCATCATCCTCTTCTTCCTTCATGTCGATGAGTAGGATATCCTTCCGGTTTTCAAGCATATACTGACGAAAACCGTTCATCCTCTTTTTCAGGTGCGGATTGCTTCCGGGAGGATCAATCAGCAGCACCGAAACTTCTGCATCAGCTCCTTCGGCAGGCCCTAACAGAAGGCTCATCAATTTTCCCGACAGGATGCCGCTCTGGAAGGAGTCCTGGCCGATATAAGAGAGATGTCCCGGTAATTCTGGAATGTTTGAATCTATAAACAGATAAGGAATTGTCAGATC from Oceanispirochaeta sp. harbors:
- a CDS encoding LacI family DNA-binding transcriptional regulator — its product is MPTIKDIAEAVGVSIGTVDRIIHKRGRFSEKTAEKVRQVMEELQYTPNIHARGLKKTKSHSFAALIPHLTQDIGYWHLVAEGIQKAAAELESYGCRVSLFTFDRYSSESCCSVLQKALDSGIEGLLIAPVRPDAIKNFLKDLTIPYLFIDSNIPELPGHLSYIGQDSFQSGILSGKLMSLLLGPAEGADAEVSVLLIDPPGSNPHLKKRMNGFRQYMLENRKDILLIDMKEEEDDEGSFHRYLEEFFSSSDVLPRGVFVANSSVYYVASYLEKKGETYCRIPLIGYDLIPGREEFIEKGIIDFILTQQPEDQGYKGVIQLYDSQVLQKDIQREVLTPLNIITRENLHTFEHYAKKIKGV